In one Natronomonas pharaonis DSM 2160 genomic region, the following are encoded:
- a CDS encoding CoA-transferase subunit beta, whose amino-acid sequence MSESYSPTELLTTVASTLIEDESTIIVGTGMPMLAAMLAQKTHAPDATMIYEAGGIGPDAPELPVSVGDERTFHRGVKAAGMHEVMSYMSAGFVDYGFLGAAQIDRHGNLNSTVIGDWEHPTVRFPGSGGANDIGSLANETIVAMRQDETSFVEELDFRTTPGYLDGPGARKEAGLPAETGPSNVITQYGVYGFDDNQELTLEYLHPGVEEETVIEESGFEIHIGDYERSPEPTDKQLRLLREEIDPQGIIR is encoded by the coding sequence ATGAGCGAGTCGTATTCCCCAACGGAGCTCCTGACGACCGTCGCGTCAACGCTCATCGAAGATGAGAGTACAATTATTGTCGGCACAGGTATGCCGATGCTTGCAGCGATGCTAGCACAGAAAACCCACGCACCTGACGCGACGATGATCTATGAAGCCGGGGGGATCGGCCCAGATGCGCCGGAGTTGCCGGTCTCAGTCGGCGACGAACGGACGTTCCATCGTGGGGTGAAAGCCGCCGGTATGCACGAAGTGATGTCCTATATGAGCGCGGGATTTGTCGATTATGGATTCCTCGGTGCCGCGCAGATAGACCGCCACGGAAACCTGAATTCGACCGTTATCGGCGACTGGGAACACCCGACCGTCCGGTTTCCCGGTAGCGGTGGCGCAAACGACATCGGCTCGCTCGCGAACGAAACAATCGTCGCGATGCGCCAAGATGAAACCAGCTTCGTTGAGGAGCTCGATTTCCGCACTACGCCGGGCTATCTTGATGGTCCGGGTGCTCGTAAAGAAGCTGGCCTCCCGGCGGAGACAGGACCAAGCAACGTTATCACCCAGTATGGTGTCTACGGATTTGATGACAACCAAGAATTGACGCTTGAATACCTACACCCCGGCGTCGAAGAGGAGACAGTAATTGAAGAAAGCGGCTTCGAGATCCATATTGGCGACTACGAACGGAGCCCAGAACC
- a CDS encoding CoA transferase subunit A, with translation MNVIDEGEGELVGWEHPDEMRAWNQEHRSRAFEDKRTTAAEAVDQFVDDGDLLASGGFGHVRIATPILHEIIRQEVTDLTLSGKTTVFDADLLIAAGAVSKVETAYCFAHETRGLAPAGRRRVEEGDVEVVAEASNATLQWRFLAAKMGVPFIPTRVLAGTDTFEKSSAKIVEDPWTGEPITLVPACYPDVVCIHVTKADKYGNAVIDGISVEDPELAGAAKRLILTAEEIVDSDELRSRSEDVEIPYFLVDAVVEAPYGSHPGEMPYQYYFDEDHLEEWMELTETESGIDEYLDRYVTGTDDFEEYLEAIGGETRLAELEAIEKYESEEASSHDGGDRA, from the coding sequence ATGAACGTTATCGACGAGGGCGAAGGTGAACTCGTCGGCTGGGAACATCCCGACGAGATGCGAGCTTGGAATCAAGAACACCGTTCACGGGCGTTCGAAGACAAGCGAACGACCGCGGCGGAAGCCGTTGATCAGTTCGTCGACGACGGTGACCTGCTCGCCAGCGGGGGCTTCGGCCACGTTCGGATAGCAACGCCAATTCTCCATGAGATAATCCGGCAGGAGGTGACAGACCTGACGCTTTCAGGAAAGACCACCGTGTTCGACGCTGATTTGCTGATTGCGGCAGGAGCCGTATCGAAGGTTGAGACCGCATACTGCTTTGCCCACGAGACTCGCGGTCTGGCCCCCGCAGGCCGCCGCCGGGTTGAGGAGGGCGATGTCGAGGTCGTTGCCGAGGCGAGCAACGCAACCCTGCAGTGGCGCTTTCTCGCCGCAAAGATGGGCGTCCCATTCATTCCCACCAGGGTCCTTGCAGGGACGGACACGTTCGAAAAGAGCTCAGCGAAAATCGTCGAAGATCCATGGACTGGTGAGCCAATCACTCTCGTTCCCGCCTGCTATCCTGACGTCGTCTGCATCCATGTCACAAAGGCCGATAAATACGGGAACGCTGTTATCGACGGCATCAGCGTCGAAGACCCGGAACTCGCGGGGGCTGCCAAGCGACTGATACTCACTGCCGAAGAGATTGTCGACAGCGACGAGCTACGGAGCCGGTCCGAAGACGTTGAGATCCCGTATTTCCTCGTCGATGCTGTCGTTGAGGCGCCGTATGGAAGCCACCCAGGGGAGATGCCCTATCAGTACTACTTCGATGAGGACCATCTCGAAGAGTGGATGGAGCTTACGGAAACCGAGTCAGGGATCGATGAATATCTTGACCGCTATGTTACCGGCACTGATGATTTCGAAGAGTACCTCGAAGCCATCGGCGGCGAAACGCGGTTGGCTGAGCTCGAAGCGATTGAAAAATATGAATCCGAGGAGGCTAGCAGCCACGATGGAGGTGACCGCGCATGA
- a CDS encoding sodium:solute symporter family transporter yields MMDLVVPGFVALFILSVFGVGLYSKRLIDSSDEFYGATKMFGAAVITLASMSGIMSAFGFIGGPGLVYEMGTSSLWMTFASGLGFAMAYWIIGKRVRGMADVADIGTLGDIADERFNSGAIRAMLALILFIACWAYLASQVAGGGYVLSVILGISIEAAVWLVFGLIILYVAVGGMASAQLAGAYTGAVMLIGVVGVVVGFFQIAGGMGSTTVTVVEAGELTGEDVTKAFTPQLLDGWGLAEGAAPGLLLIWPIVFSIGVMGQPQVLQRMFSIDDPKGLRTVGLVSGVTYAVGSLLWMLIGFVALYMVATGTIEPLVDPDMAAFEFVERLHIVLQMIIYAGLVAAIMSTAAFFLSVASGAIARDFVRAMGWKVSERRETWLGRAAVLGVGVGSVLFGLYGGHLVAILGTFGWGTFVSGTVPAVVVGLLWKGASREGVTAGLASALILNITLLAATQLGFTFPIGMDFYFIAIAVSISVTIFVSFLTDGASGENVPEHVKPIFKL; encoded by the coding sequence ATGATGGACCTGGTCGTTCCGGGCTTTGTCGCTCTATTTATCCTCTCAGTCTTCGGTGTCGGGCTGTATAGCAAGCGGTTGATTGACTCCTCTGACGAGTTCTATGGTGCGACCAAGATGTTCGGTGCAGCGGTGATTACCCTTGCGAGCATGTCCGGCATCATGAGCGCGTTCGGGTTCATCGGCGGGCCGGGGCTTGTCTACGAGATGGGCACCTCCTCGCTGTGGATGACTTTCGCCAGTGGGCTTGGCTTTGCAATGGCCTATTGGATTATCGGCAAGCGCGTGCGTGGGATGGCAGATGTCGCTGACATCGGCACGCTCGGCGACATCGCCGATGAGCGATTCAACAGCGGTGCAATCCGTGCGATGCTCGCGTTGATTCTCTTCATCGCCTGCTGGGCGTACCTCGCCTCGCAGGTCGCCGGCGGTGGATACGTGCTGTCGGTCATTTTGGGTATCTCAATAGAAGCTGCCGTCTGGCTTGTCTTCGGCCTGATAATCCTCTATGTCGCCGTCGGTGGAATGGCATCGGCTCAGCTTGCAGGAGCGTACACTGGTGCCGTAATGCTCATCGGCGTTGTCGGCGTTGTTGTCGGCTTCTTCCAAATCGCCGGTGGGATGGGAAGTACGACGGTAACAGTCGTTGAGGCTGGCGAGCTCACCGGCGAAGACGTGACGAAAGCCTTCACGCCACAGCTGCTTGATGGTTGGGGACTCGCCGAGGGTGCCGCTCCCGGTCTGCTTCTGATATGGCCCATCGTCTTCAGCATCGGCGTTATGGGGCAGCCACAGGTTCTCCAGCGCATGTTCTCGATTGACGACCCGAAAGGACTGCGTACGGTCGGCCTCGTCAGCGGTGTTACCTACGCCGTCGGAAGCCTTCTCTGGATGCTTATCGGCTTCGTCGCGCTCTATATGGTCGCTACGGGAACCATCGAACCGCTCGTTGATCCCGACATGGCCGCCTTTGAGTTCGTTGAGCGGCTCCATATTGTCCTGCAAATGATCATTTACGCGGGCTTAGTGGCCGCAATTATGTCAACCGCTGCGTTCTTCCTGTCGGTAGCCTCCGGCGCAATCGCCCGGGATTTCGTGCGGGCGATGGGCTGGAAGGTTTCCGAGCGACGCGAGACGTGGCTTGGACGTGCTGCAGTGCTCGGTGTCGGCGTTGGGTCGGTGCTTTTCGGCCTCTATGGTGGCCACCTCGTCGCGATTCTCGGCACCTTCGGCTGGGGGACATTCGTCAGCGGAACCGTCCCTGCGGTCGTTGTTGGCCTGCTTTGGAAGGGTGCAAGCCGTGAGGGAGTCACCGCTGGACTCGCCTCCGCGTTGATACTCAACATCACGTTGCTGGCAGCGACGCAGCTCGGATTCACATTCCCCATCGGGATGGACTTCTATTTCATCGCAATAGCCGTCTCAATATCGGTGACCATTTTCGTCTCGTTCCTGACGGACGGCGCCAGTGGCGAGAACGTTCCTGAACATGTCAAGCCGATCTTCAAACTCTAA
- a CDS encoding SDR family NAD(P)-dependent oxidoreductase has product MSSPEAEDSIEPPEITTEVIHRIDDPHFTSNNVALVTGAASGIGRATALVLAANGLTTVATDVDEDGLYNTAQKGEELNVDGEIKPIVCDLTDDAEIEALAETAANAGQLRYVVNVAGMQHVAPIESFPMEMFDRLYQVMLRAPMYITQLALPHIREADDGVGAVANMASVHGHYVTRDKVAYNTMKFGLRGLTKSIAAEGESDIRAFTASTGYVKTPLVLDQIAATAHERDITEREVVEDVMLGQARGGEMMEPIEVGNLFAFGLSRHGKHLNGDDLLWDDGFTNTYE; this is encoded by the coding sequence ATGAGCAGTCCCGAAGCTGAAGACAGTATCGAACCCCCGGAAATCACCACCGAGGTGATCCACCGGATCGATGATCCACACTTCACCTCGAACAACGTGGCACTTGTGACCGGTGCGGCATCAGGTATCGGCCGCGCGACGGCACTCGTTTTGGCTGCCAACGGCCTGACGACAGTCGCCACCGATGTTGATGAAGACGGATTGTACAACACCGCCCAAAAAGGCGAGGAACTCAATGTTGACGGCGAAATCAAGCCTATCGTCTGTGACCTGACTGACGATGCCGAAATTGAAGCCTTAGCTGAAACGGCGGCCAATGCTGGACAGCTGCGATACGTCGTGAACGTTGCTGGTATGCAGCACGTCGCACCGATTGAGTCGTTCCCGATGGAGATGTTTGACCGACTCTATCAGGTGATGCTTCGCGCGCCGATGTACATCACGCAGCTGGCGCTGCCACATATTCGGGAGGCTGATGACGGTGTTGGCGCGGTCGCGAACATGGCCTCAGTTCACGGCCATTACGTGACCCGCGACAAGGTCGCCTACAATACTATGAAGTTCGGTCTCCGCGGGCTCACGAAATCGATTGCTGCGGAAGGTGAAAGCGACATTCGCGCGTTTACCGCTAGCACTGGTTACGTCAAAACGCCACTAGTGCTGGACCAGATTGCAGCCACAGCCCACGAACGTGACATCACTGAACGAGAAGTTGTTGAGGATGTGATGCTTGGACAGGCGCGAGGCGGAGAGATGATGGAGCCGATTGAGGTCGGTAACCTCTTCGCGTTCGGTCTCTCTCGCCATGGTAAACACCTGAACGGCGATGACCTGCTGTGGGACGATGGGTTCACAAATACATATGAGTGA
- a CDS encoding restriction endonuclease — protein sequence MPILDEVDGFEFEEVMCSVFRNLGYEDVEKSRKTADKGRDITMIDSASRGKDEAVVVECKHTDTVGRPVVQKLDSAVSTYSHDGPKRGMIATTGRLTNPAIEYAEQVGIEIFDGQRIREVADEVGMDLYNGRVEIITDSVLHPPRPQHVLDEFYAVIDRIKYLSRDEVPDPLTTISLHPVIAADTKTNRVFETGAGVIHTIDETDNIVVDGMSSELDGLTDDLDTIVSAYDLDTDVKVIDEAEYTQVADRIDRRRFGGTDQEFRRWIKQQERDRLTETVSYTGDNNQTYSKECAPSLDDVTIRLLRPFYVCRIDASMKLNKRTYALDWFATADDSWVVDNTIETCRFAEEGRGSIDSVPAAATALKEAIGDPTYAFCPLCETIVAERYMRHDGVTGEPVCVECAVTDRFVGAKKHFRSDDTRQQYEDEVAAKGTVEKLSVNKTGVITVLAVLLVFALLFL from the coding sequence ATGCCAATATTAGATGAAGTCGACGGATTCGAGTTTGAAGAGGTGATGTGTAGCGTCTTCCGGAACCTGGGCTATGAGGACGTCGAGAAATCCCGCAAGACGGCCGATAAAGGTCGAGATATCACGATGATCGACTCCGCATCCAGAGGGAAAGATGAAGCCGTCGTTGTCGAGTGTAAGCACACGGATACTGTTGGGCGGCCTGTCGTCCAGAAGCTTGACTCGGCGGTCAGTACCTACAGCCACGACGGGCCAAAACGCGGGATGATCGCTACAACCGGTCGCCTGACCAACCCAGCAATCGAGTATGCCGAGCAGGTCGGCATCGAGATTTTCGATGGGCAGCGGATCCGCGAGGTTGCTGACGAGGTTGGTATGGACCTGTACAATGGTCGCGTTGAGATTATCACGGATAGCGTTCTCCACCCACCACGCCCACAGCACGTTCTGGATGAGTTCTACGCGGTCATTGACCGCATTAAGTACCTCTCCCGGGATGAGGTTCCCGATCCGTTGACAACCATCTCGTTACATCCGGTGATTGCGGCCGACACAAAGACCAATCGAGTGTTCGAGACCGGCGCTGGCGTCATCCACACCATCGACGAGACGGACAATATCGTCGTTGATGGAATGAGTTCGGAACTGGATGGACTCACTGATGATCTTGATACGATTGTGTCAGCATACGATTTGGATACCGACGTCAAGGTCATTGACGAAGCCGAATACACGCAGGTTGCAGACAGGATCGACCGACGTCGATTTGGGGGGACCGACCAGGAATTCCGACGATGGATCAAACAACAGGAGCGCGACCGGCTGACTGAGACCGTCTCCTACACCGGCGATAACAACCAGACTTACAGCAAAGAGTGCGCCCCCTCACTGGACGATGTCACGATTCGACTGCTGCGGCCATTCTACGTCTGCCGGATTGACGCCAGCATGAAGCTGAACAAGCGGACCTACGCACTTGATTGGTTTGCGACGGCCGATGATAGCTGGGTCGTCGATAACACCATTGAAACGTGCCGATTTGCTGAAGAAGGACGTGGGTCAATCGATTCCGTTCCTGCAGCCGCAACGGCGCTCAAAGAGGCGATCGGTGACCCAACCTATGCGTTTTGCCCGCTTTGTGAGACGATAGTCGCCGAGCGGTACATGCGTCATGACGGGGTGACCGGCGAACCGGTCTGTGTCGAGTGTGCTGTCACCGACCGCTTCGTTGGGGCAAAAAAGCACTTCCGGTCGGACGACACCCGACAGCAATATGAAGACGAGGTGGCAGCCAAAGGCACTGTTGAGAAGCTCAGCGTGAATAAGACAGGAGTCATTACGGTGCTGGCGGTGCTCCTCGTTTTCGCATTGCTGTTCCTCTGA
- a CDS encoding nucleotidyltransferase domain-containing protein, which yields MAKQDIRICIDAYPGPDTDVFRISAADNILRLLADAHETEFTIPELVDATGVTRSTVWRAVDLLNSIGAIQIRETPQRNYISINPDRLQKDDPILGIPQSEFHAPIRAFVDRVQATTADADDINDLLGIVVFGSVARGEADRQSDIDCFVVVDGDRTTARRQITDVVADLQSERFDGDRFVFEPYVESVESAGRAGSKLHEIFTEGITVYRSDRLDALRKEVVADE from the coding sequence ATGGCGAAACAGGATATAAGGATCTGTATCGATGCGTATCCCGGCCCGGACACCGATGTCTTTCGGATCAGTGCTGCGGACAATATTCTTCGGCTGCTTGCCGACGCCCACGAGACGGAGTTTACCATTCCCGAACTCGTCGACGCCACCGGTGTTACTCGCTCAACGGTCTGGCGGGCCGTCGACCTCCTCAACAGTATCGGCGCCATCCAGATTCGAGAGACGCCCCAGCGAAACTACATCTCGATCAACCCAGACCGTCTCCAGAAAGACGACCCGATCCTCGGGATTCCTCAATCAGAATTCCACGCGCCGATCCGAGCATTCGTCGACCGCGTCCAAGCCACGACCGCCGACGCCGACGACATTAACGATCTCCTCGGGATCGTCGTCTTTGGAAGCGTCGCCCGTGGGGAGGCAGACCGCCAGAGCGATATCGATTGCTTCGTGGTCGTCGATGGCGACCGGACAACAGCCCGCCGGCAGATTACCGACGTCGTCGCCGATCTCCAGTCCGAACGGTTCGACGGTGACAGATTCGTGTTTGAGCCGTATGTCGAATCTGTAGAGAGCGCTGGGAGGGCCGGATCGAAACTCCACGAGATCTTTACCGAGGGGATTACAGTATACAGGAGCGACCGCCTCGACGCGCTCCGCAAGGAGGTCGTCGCCGATGAGTAG
- a CDS encoding ArsR/SmtB family transcription factor, with product MAQTTERLQRYLSDELGECCSEDVEQRLNELETLGDALATEQIASELDVLSALANETRYTIIRVLVAAEEELCVCELNAVVDVTESGLSHALSQLVDADLVDGRKDGRWKKYRATNRAVALVTLLEGSVSTDA from the coding sequence ATGGCACAGACAACAGAGCGACTTCAACGCTATCTCAGCGACGAACTCGGAGAGTGTTGCAGCGAGGATGTCGAACAGCGGCTCAACGAACTGGAAACGCTTGGCGACGCGCTTGCGACCGAACAGATAGCAAGCGAGCTGGATGTGCTTTCGGCGCTCGCCAACGAGACCCGGTATACGATCATCCGTGTGCTCGTCGCCGCTGAGGAGGAACTCTGTGTCTGTGAACTGAATGCCGTCGTCGACGTCACCGAGAGCGGACTCAGTCATGCGCTTTCACAGCTCGTGGATGCGGACCTCGTCGACGGCCGTAAGGACGGCCGCTGGAAGAAGTACCGAGCGACCAACCGTGCAGTAGCGCTTGTTACCCTGCTTGAAGGCAGTGTGAGCACGGATGCGTGA
- the arsB gene encoding ACR3 family arsenite efflux transporter: MRDAGHEHGPDCGCESCGDPRSMDFLDKYLTVWIFLAMGVGVGLGYVAPSIVAPIQEYYLVEIGLIAMMYPPLAKVNYRQLPRVFSAWRVLSLSLIQNWLIGPTLMFLLAVVFFSGLVPPFPAHPEYFLGLIFIGMARCIAMVLVWNDLADGSSEYAAGLVAFNSVFQIITYGVYIWFFALFLPPLLGMDALAAGIGTFDITVTQVFWAIAIFLGIPFAGGILTRLGGVRTKGETWYEEEFVPKISPVTLLALLFTVIVMFATQGDNILAQPTDVLWIAVPLTIYFIIMFLVSFAMGRGIGADYSTTTAIGFTAASNNFELAIAVSVAVFGVGSGVAFATVIGPLIEVPVLLALVNVAIYFQQRFDWAGYETGQIERPASAAEEQSPPSTNDD; this comes from the coding sequence ATGCGTGACGCCGGCCACGAGCACGGCCCTGACTGTGGTTGCGAAAGCTGCGGTGACCCACGGTCGATGGATTTCCTTGATAAGTATCTGACCGTCTGGATATTCTTAGCGATGGGTGTTGGCGTCGGGCTGGGCTATGTCGCGCCCAGCATCGTTGCCCCGATTCAGGAGTATTACTTGGTCGAGATCGGCCTCATTGCGATGATGTATCCGCCGTTGGCGAAGGTCAACTACCGTCAGCTCCCGCGAGTGTTCAGCGCGTGGCGCGTTCTCAGCTTGAGCCTCATCCAAAACTGGCTCATCGGGCCGACGCTGATGTTCCTGCTCGCCGTGGTCTTCTTTAGCGGCCTCGTCCCGCCGTTCCCGGCCCATCCCGAATACTTCCTCGGGCTGATTTTCATCGGCATGGCCCGCTGTATCGCAATGGTGCTCGTCTGGAACGACCTTGCGGACGGCTCCTCGGAGTATGCTGCCGGACTGGTCGCGTTCAACAGCGTCTTCCAGATAATCACCTACGGTGTGTACATCTGGTTTTTCGCGCTGTTCCTGCCGCCGTTGTTGGGTATGGATGCACTGGCCGCTGGCATCGGGACCTTCGATATTACCGTCACACAGGTGTTTTGGGCGATCGCGATATTCCTCGGCATTCCCTTCGCTGGCGGTATCCTGACCCGACTCGGCGGTGTTCGAACGAAAGGCGAAACATGGTATGAAGAGGAGTTCGTCCCGAAAATCAGCCCGGTGACGCTGCTTGCGCTGCTCTTTACTGTCATCGTGATGTTCGCCACTCAGGGCGATAATATTCTTGCCCAGCCAACCGACGTATTGTGGATCGCTGTCCCCCTGACGATCTACTTTATTATCATGTTCTTGGTGAGCTTCGCGATGGGACGCGGCATCGGCGCAGACTACTCGACGACGACCGCCATCGGGTTCACCGCCGCGTCGAACAATTTCGAACTCGCAATAGCCGTCTCCGTTGCCGTCTTCGGCGTCGGCTCCGGCGTCGCGTTCGCGACCGTCATCGGCCCCCTCATCGAGGTTCCCGTATTGCTTGCGCTGGTGAACGTCGCGATCTACTTCCAGCAGCGATTCGATTGGGCTGGCTACGAAACCGGCCAGATAGAACGTCCCGCTTCAGCGGCTGAAGAACAGTCTCCACCCAGCACAAACGACGATTAA
- a CDS encoding universal stress protein, translating into MILDTLLVPTDGSEPAVAAAQRAFELAVELDATVHILSVADSSIATGAGYSGDSTSIREQLRQTATDRATSLRDTASEYGLDATAVVREGIPAQEIVAYADDHAVDAITIGTSGRGGVTRAIIGSVADKVVRTSPVPVVTVTPAAARAETGVSGVDSMLVPTDGSDPATVAIEHALLVAAQLEATVHLLSVRNAGLEASLSAATADDAASHPQPREHIVEHLQTLAADAEANNLATTTAITDGSPAREIIAYADENDVDMIAMGTHGRGGFERAVVGSVTDAVIRESSVPVFSVRPDSVALEDVDET; encoded by the coding sequence ATGATACTTGATACACTACTGGTTCCGACCGACGGCAGCGAACCGGCTGTGGCTGCTGCACAGCGGGCCTTCGAGCTTGCTGTGGAGCTTGATGCAACGGTACATATCCTTTCGGTCGCAGACAGTTCGATAGCAACCGGGGCCGGCTATTCGGGCGACTCCACATCGATTCGCGAGCAACTGCGACAGACGGCTACGGACAGAGCCACTTCGCTCCGTGATACGGCTTCCGAGTACGGGCTGGATGCGACCGCTGTCGTTCGAGAAGGCATCCCTGCGCAGGAAATCGTGGCGTATGCTGACGACCACGCGGTCGATGCGATCACTATCGGAACGTCCGGACGGGGCGGCGTCACCCGCGCAATCATCGGCAGTGTCGCCGACAAAGTCGTTCGAACATCGCCCGTGCCTGTTGTGACGGTCACCCCGGCGGCGGCTCGGGCGGAGACGGGGGTGTCTGGGGTCGACTCGATGCTCGTCCCCACGGATGGAAGCGACCCGGCCACGGTGGCTATCGAGCACGCCCTACTGGTCGCAGCACAGCTCGAAGCCACGGTCCACCTGCTCTCGGTTCGCAACGCTGGGCTCGAAGCGTCGTTGTCGGCCGCCACAGCAGACGACGCTGCCTCTCACCCACAGCCCCGCGAGCACATCGTGGAGCACCTGCAGACGCTCGCGGCCGATGCGGAAGCGAACAATCTTGCGACCACCACGGCAATCACAGACGGCTCACCCGCCCGAGAGATTATAGCGTACGCTGATGAGAACGACGTCGACATGATCGCGATGGGCACTCACGGCCGCGGGGGCTTCGAGCGGGCTGTGGTTGGAAGCGTGACCGACGCAGTGATTCGGGAGTCATCAGTTCCCGTATTTTCCGTTCGACCGGACAGTGTCGCTCTAGAAGACGTTGATGAGACGTAG
- a CDS encoding PAS domain-containing protein → MDPVRSVRCDGGRRPPDNRPEPLVIHSDNQIVSVNDAALVLFGADSEDDILGRSLQAFVVSDNSGAVGRTFDQLLADDTQVFGLAVSIESLDGDIRDAIALNSAIDWDGTQAVQTMLLDVTADGGGALTTFWEEAMHEAPVGISIADARKDDLPITYVNNRFVEITGYARAEVLGRNCRFLQGEATRDEPIAQLRAAIERGETATVELRNYRKDGTMFWNRVTVSPLKNHNGEVTHYIGFQEDISEAKSFERESTLLESQVAATNEATFITDSDGTIQYVNQAFEELTGYTAEEAVGRDPSLLNAGRQDETFYEKLWETITAGDVWQETLWNQTKTGEYYQADQTIVPVTNDQGEIRNFVAIQTEITRDEIREQVLQVLDRVLRHNISHTVMKISGFASELEADLDAQEGREAVEQIQSAATDLESISERIRPVVELFHGAYEDTPWTKDRLAMAIGAAQEAYPDADIVVDNRMSADELIANGEAVSIALMEAIENAVKHSDQASPTVEITLRSDKNPPRLYLSIADDGPGAPTEAWDIVQSGVETQLSHTTGIGLWIVYWTIAAVGGNVTMTDNDPRGAVVEMEIPLETTTASVD, encoded by the coding sequence ATGGATCCTGTGCGGTCGGTGCGTTGCGACGGCGGGAGACGGCCCCCCGATAACCGGCCGGAACCGCTTGTCATCCACAGCGACAATCAAATTGTCTCGGTCAACGATGCGGCGCTCGTGCTATTCGGTGCAGATAGCGAAGACGATATCCTCGGACGAAGCCTGCAGGCGTTCGTCGTGTCCGACAACAGCGGGGCGGTTGGACGAACATTCGACCAACTCTTAGCCGACGACACACAGGTATTCGGGCTCGCCGTATCGATCGAATCGCTTGACGGCGACATCCGAGACGCAATTGCACTCAACTCCGCCATCGACTGGGACGGCACACAGGCTGTCCAGACCATGCTGCTGGACGTGACCGCTGATGGGGGCGGCGCGCTGACCACGTTTTGGGAGGAAGCAATGCATGAGGCACCTGTCGGGATCAGCATCGCCGACGCGCGCAAGGATGATCTCCCGATTACCTATGTCAACAATCGCTTCGTCGAGATAACCGGCTATGCTCGTGCTGAGGTCCTCGGCCGGAACTGCCGCTTCCTCCAAGGTGAAGCGACCAGAGACGAGCCCATCGCCCAACTACGAGCGGCGATCGAACGGGGAGAGACCGCGACCGTCGAACTTCGCAACTACCGCAAGGACGGGACGATGTTTTGGAACCGGGTGACGGTATCGCCGCTCAAAAATCACAACGGCGAGGTGACACATTATATCGGCTTTCAAGAGGACATTTCTGAAGCCAAGAGCTTCGAGCGCGAATCAACACTGCTCGAGTCGCAGGTTGCAGCGACCAACGAGGCGACGTTTATCACCGACTCCGATGGTACCATCCAATATGTGAATCAGGCCTTCGAGGAACTCACCGGCTACACTGCCGAGGAAGCGGTCGGCCGAGACCCGAGTCTGCTTAATGCCGGCAGACAAGACGAGACGTTCTATGAGAAACTGTGGGAAACAATTACGGCTGGCGATGTCTGGCAAGAGACGCTTTGGAACCAAACAAAGACCGGAGAATACTACCAAGCCGACCAGACCATCGTCCCGGTAACGAACGACCAAGGCGAGATTCGCAACTTCGTCGCCATCCAAACCGAGATCACACGCGATGAAATCCGCGAGCAGGTCCTCCAAGTGCTTGACCGAGTCCTCAGACATAACATCAGCCACACGGTGATGAAGATCTCCGGGTTCGCAAGCGAGTTGGAAGCGGATTTGGATGCACAAGAGGGCCGTGAGGCGGTCGAGCAGATTCAATCCGCGGCGACAGACCTAGAGTCGATTAGCGAACGCATCCGTCCGGTCGTTGAACTGTTTCATGGCGCTTACGAGGACACCCCATGGACAAAAGATCGACTCGCCATGGCGATTGGAGCTGCACAAGAGGCCTACCCGGATGCCGATATCGTTGTTGACAATCGGATGTCAGCAGATGAACTCATCGCGAATGGCGAGGCGGTATCGATTGCGCTGATGGAAGCGATCGAAAACGCCGTCAAGCATAGCGATCAAGCGAGCCCAACAGTCGAGATAACGCTCCGCAGTGATAAAAACCCGCCACGGCTGTACCTCAGCATCGCAGATGACGGACCAGGTGCCCCGACAGAAGCGTGGGATATCGTCCAGTCGGGGGTAGAAACACAGCTGTCACACACCACCGGCATTGGACTGTGGATCGTCTACTGGACGATAGCGGCAGTCGGCGGCAACGTGACGATGACCGACAACGACCCACGCGGTGCGGTCGTCGAAATGGAGATACCGCTGGAGACTACTACCGCATCTGTGGATTGA